One segment of Pan paniscus chromosome 20, NHGRI_mPanPan1-v2.0_pri, whole genome shotgun sequence DNA contains the following:
- the CACNG7 gene encoding voltage-dependent calcium channel gamma-7 subunit isoform X1, translated as MRKPGLRERKTGIPRGLVIGGVVPRPGHWWSCPGLVLVELPQVWYWWSCPQAGHWWSCPRSGHWWSCPRLVLVELPQVWSLVDLPQVWYWWSCHRLVIGGVAPGLVIGGVAPGLVLVELPQVWSLVDLPQVWLLVELSQAGHWWSCPRSGHWWSCPRSRIGGVAPGLVIGGVAPGLVIGGVAPGLVLVELPQVWLLVELPQAGYWWSCPRSGIGGLAPGLVIGGLAPGLVIGGLAPGLVIGGVAPGLVIGGLAPGLVIGGVVPGWSLVDLPQVSSLVELPQAGYWWSCPRLVIGGLAPGLVIGGVAPGWLLVELPQVWYWWSCPRLVIGGVAPGLVLVELPQVWSLVELSQAGHWWSCPRLVIGGLAPGLVIGGVAPGWLLVELPQVWYWWSCPRSGHWWSCPRLVIGGLAPGLVIGGVAPGWLLVELPQVWYWWTCPRSGIGGLAPGLVIGGVAPGWLLVDLPQVWSLVELPGSGHWWSCPRSGHWWSCPGLVIGGVAPGWLLVDLPQVWSLVELPRSGHWWSCLRSGIGGVAPGLVIGGVAQVWSLVELPQAGYWWTCPRSGHWWSCPGLVIGGVAPGWLLVDLPQVWSLVELPRSGHWWSCLRSGIGGVAPGLVIGGVAPRLVIGGVV; from the coding sequence TATTGGTGGAGTTGCCCCAGGTCTGGTATTGGTGGAGTTGTCCCCAGGCTGGTCATTGGTGGAGTTGCCCCAGGTCTGGTCACTGGTggagttgccccaggctggtATTGGTGGAGTTGCCCCAGGTCTGGTCATTGGTGGACTTGCCCCAGGTCTGGTATTGGTGGAGTTGTCACAGGCTGGTCATTGGTGGAGTTGCCCCAGGTCTGGTCATTGGTGGAGTTGCCCCAGGTCTGGTATTGGTGGAGTTGCCCCAGGTCTGGTCATTGGTGGACTTGCCCCAGGTCTGGTTATTGGTGGAGTTGTCCCAGGCTGGTCATTGGTGGAGTTGCCCCAGGTCTGGTCATTGGTGGAGTTGCCCCAGGTCTCGTATTGGTGGAGTTGCCCCAGGTCTGGTCATTGGTGGAGTTGCCCCAGGTCTGGTCATTGGTGGAGTTGCCCCAGGTCTGGTATTGGTGGAGTTGCCCCAGGTCTGGTTATTGGTggagttgccccaggctggttATTGGTGGAGTTGCCCCAGGTCTGGTATTGGTGGACTTGCCCCAGGTCTGGTCATTGGTGGACTTGCCCCAGGTCTGGTTATTGGTGGACTTGCCCCAGGTCTGGTCATTGGTGGAGTTGCCCCAGGTCTGGTCATTGGTGGACTTGCCCCAGGTCTGGTCATTGGTGGAGTTGTCCCAGGCTGGTCATTGGTGGACTTGCCCCAGGTCTCGTCATTGGTggagttgccccaggctggttATTGGTggagttgccccaggctggtcatTGGTGGACTTGCCCCAGGTCTGGTCATTGGTggagttgccccaggctggttATTGGTGGAGTTGCCCCAGGTCTGGTATTGGTggagttgccccaggctggttATTGGTGGAGTTGCCCCAGGTCTGGTATTGGTGGAGTTGCCCCAGGTCTGGTCATTGGTGGAGTTGTCCCAGGCTGGTCATTGGTggagttgccccaggctggtcatTGGTGGACTTGCTCCAGGTCTGGTCATTGGTggagttgccccaggctggttATTGGTGGAGTTGCCCCAGGTCTGGTATTGGTGGAGTTGCCCCAGGTCTGGTCATTGGTggagttgccccaggctggtcatTGGTGGACTTGCTCCAGGTCTGGTCATTGGTggagttgccccaggctggttATTGGTGGAGTTGCCCCAGGTCTGGTATTGGTGGACTTGCCCCAGGTCTGGTATTGGTGGACTTGCCCCAGGTCTGGTCATTGGTggagttgccccaggctggttATTGGTGGACTTACCCCAGGTCTGGTCATTGGTGGAGTTGCCCGGGTCTGGTCATTGGTGGAGTTGCCCCAGGTCTGGTCATTGGTGGAGTTGCCCAGGTCTGGTCATTGGTggagttgccccaggctggttATTGGTGGACTTGCCCCAGGTCTGGTCATTGGTGGAGTTGCCCAGGTCTGGTCATTGGTGGAGTTGTCTGAGGTCTGGTATTGGTGGAGTTGCTCCAGGTCTGGTCATTGGTGGAGTTGCCCAGGTCTGGTCATTGGTggagttgccccaggctggttATTGGTGGACTTGCCCCAGGTCTGGTCATTGGTGGAGTTGCCCAGGTCTGGTCATTGGTggagttgccccaggctggttATTGGTGGACTTGCCCCAGGTCTGGTCATTGGTGGAGTTGCCCAGGTCTGGTCATTGGTGGAGTTGTCTGAGGTCTGGTATTGGTGGAGTTGCTCCAGGTCTGGTCATTGGTGGAGTTGCCCCACGTCTGGTCATTGGTGGAGTTGTCTGA